A genome region from Nicotiana tabacum cultivar K326 chromosome 13, ASM71507v2, whole genome shotgun sequence includes the following:
- the LOC107783168 gene encoding uncharacterized protein LOC107783168: protein MTYEYVEVEIEEVENVTQKSNQTICSAASAAMATLMYHMFSSSALLSLGLYHLISTTRNHHLKSSRGDYTAKPYHPISAFSSRLRHLPLYLLLLCLLISLIHQSLISFDADPLLKGRTPVHRFTSLQAAAVIFSFLLLTLALLISESTSLLPLPPDLFFALASALFYLHYSASSNSASVQTSDLQAKCDSVSANISLLSSLLCLLIAFQPRLFLADVALAGSICLQGLWVLQTGLSLYVDAFIPDGCHKLLDVVSGVEGSTKCDLEDSKLRAVAILDLVFVLHVLFVLLVVIVTYAAVAKTVGIRRFGSYEALPNPNTADSNHIQMKALTGTQA, encoded by the coding sequence ATGACTTATGAGTATGTAGAggtagaaattgaggaagttGAGAATGTGActcaaaaatcaaatcaaaccatcTGCAGTGCAGCTAGTGCAGCAATGGCAACCCTGATGTATCACATGTTCTCCTCGTCTGCGCTGCTATCCCTCGGACTCTACCACCTCATTTCCACCACCAGAAACCACCACCTCAAATCTTCTCGTGGAGACTACACCGCCAAACCCTACCACCCCATCTCCGCCTTCTCCTCCCGTCTCCGCCACCTCCCTCTTTATCTCCTCCTCCTCTGCCTCCTCATCTCCTTAATCCACCAATCCCTTATCTCTTTCGACGCCGATCCTCTCCTCAAAGGCCGCACTCCTGTCCACCGCTTCACCTCTCTCCAAGCCGCCGCCGTCATTTTCTCTTTCCTCCTCTTAACCCTCGCTCTCCTTATCTCCGAGTCAACTTCGCTCCTCCCGCTCCCTCCCGATCTCTTTTTTGCCCTAGCATCCGCACTTTTCTACCTCCACTACTCCGCCTCCTCGAACTCCGCCTCCGTTCAGACCTCCGATCTTCAAGCCAAGTGCGATTCGGTTTCTGCTAATATTTCCTTACTCTCCTCTCTTCTCTGTCTCCTCATCGCCTTTCAACCCAGGCTTTTCCTTGCTGACGTGGCGCTCGCCGGTTCGATATGTCTCCAGGGGCTGTGGGTCCTACAGACGGGACTTTCGCTTTATGTTGATGCCTTCATACCCGATGGTTGTCATAAGCTGTTGGATGTTGTGAGTGGAGTTGAGGGATCGACGAAGTGTGATCTGGAAGATTCTAAGCTCAGAGCTGTCGCTATCCTCGATTTGGTTTTCGTGCttcatgtgttgtttgtgttGCTCGTCGTGATTGTTACTTATGCTGCTGTTGCTAAAACTGTTGGTATCAGGAGATTTGGCTCTTATGAGGCACTGCCCAACCCCAACACTGCTGACTCCAATCATATACAGATGAAGGCTTTGACCGGAACTCAGGCTTGA